Sequence from the Gaiellales bacterium genome:
GCTTGACGTCCTTGACCCGGACCTTCGTGCCGACGGAGACGACGTCCTTGGGGACGTCCTTGGGATCGATGACGCGGGCCGAGCGCAGCTGTTCCTTCAGCCGCGCGATGCGGTGCTCGAGCAGCGCCTGCTCGTTCTTCGCGTCGTCGTACTCCGAGTTCTCGCTGATGTCGCCGAACTCACGCGCCTCGCGGATCCGGTCGGCGACCTCGCGGCGCTTGTTCGTCTCGAGGTCCTCGATCTGCTGCTTGAGCTTCTCGTAGCCCTCGCTGGTGAGGATGACGTCTTTCTCCACTGCTTCCCATCGCCCTTCGGGTGCGTAAACGGAAAATCGGTGTCGGCCGGGAGTGTGCTATTTGCAGCACATTTCCTGGCGGGCACCGAGCGACGGCGGATTATAGGTCAAGTGGTCGGCGAGCGGCAACAATCGGAATCGGTCAAGCCGGGCGGTACGTGAAAGAAGGCCTGCACCGATACCATCCCGGCATGGCGGACATGACCGCGGCCTGGTCGATCGGAGACGTCGAGATCCCCTCGAGGATCGTGCTCGCGCCCATGGCGGGCGTCTCGGTGCAGGCGTTCCGGCGCCAGGGACGGCGGTTCGGCGCGGGCCTCGTCTGCAGCGAGATGGTGTCGTCGTGCGGCCTCCAGCACCGCAACGAGCGCACCCTCGGCTACCTGCGGATCGCGGCCGACGAGCACCCCCTGGCGGTGCAGATCTTCGGCTCCGACCCGGTGCCGATGGCCGAGGCGGCCCAGATGGTGGTCGCCGCCGGCGCCGACATCGTCGACATCAACTTCGGCTGCCCCGTGCGCAAGGTCACGAAGACGGGCGCCGGCGCG
This genomic interval carries:
- the greA gene encoding transcription elongation factor GreA, which gives rise to MEKDVILTSEGYEKLKQQIEDLETNKRREVADRIREAREFGDISENSEYDDAKNEQALLEHRIARLKEQLRSARVIDPKDVPKDVVSVGTKVRVKDVKHGDVDTYEIVGSAEADPANSRLSNESPVGRALLGHKKGETVEVAAPSGTIHLKIMDIKPS